Genomic segment of Nostoc sp. TCL240-02:
GCGGGGATCGCCGATCATAATTTTACTACCTACAATTAATAATATAAATTCCTCAATGAATTAATCTGGAAACTAAAGAAATTCTCCAAGCACTGCCAAACCTGAGCATAAGCGATCGCCTAAAGATAGCTGAATCAGCCCTGCAATTGATTATTGAAGAAAAACAATTATCGAGGCGAAGGCTCAGGCACGATTGAGCTTTGGATGCCGAATATTTCACAGGTTCCGTCCGCATCAATTCCCTGTTTTCAGCACGCAACCCGTCACGCATGGATGGGACTAGTGTAACCTTCGAGCCTGGTGCGCGCACAGCGTGACATAGACATCCGCCCGGACAGACCCTGATTGTGACGGCTGGGTCTGGTTATGTCTAGGAATGGGGCGGACAAATTCAGCAAATCAGACCAGGTGATGTTGTCCGAATTGCGCTCGGGCTGAAACACTGGCATGGAGACAACCACCACAGCCATGACGCACATCGCCCTTCAGGAAGAGCTTAATGGCAAACCTGTGGACTGGATGGAACAGGTCAATGACGAGCAATATCCCAACTAATCTCCGCATCTGCTGATTTTAAGACCTGGTTTAGATAAAGAATTATTAGGAGAAAAATAATGACGACAAACGAGAATGGAAACTACACAGGAAAAGTTGTGTTTGTGACTGGAGCAGCGAACGGCATTGGTCGAGCTACGGCGCTGACATTTGCCCGTGAGGGCGCTAATGTCTAAACTTTGGACTAAAAGGCTAGAGAAAAGCAGTCAGCAGTAACACTGACTGCCGTAAAGTCAATGAAAGTAATCGATAAATCATTGACGTGATGATCCTGACACAACTAGAAAAATTCCGCCAAGCTATCTACGATAGTTTGGGGAAGGTCAAAGATGCAGTATTTGAATTGATGGATGCAGTATTGACAAGTCCAAGTATCCGATCATTTGTCAGCTTGTCTCAAAGCCCAGTATTTCGAAGTCCAAACTCAAGTACGAAACTACTACGAATCTATCCCACTAATGCCAAAATGAGGTAATATTTTCTTGTACAAGAAAAGAGTGTGTATCGATTGATGGCTGGGCGTTTTGAAGGATTAACTGACCTGGAATGGAAGCTCTTTGATGATGTATTTCCTCAAGAACCATCTAAGCGTGGAAAAGGAATGCCTCATGCCCCGTATCGTCATGTATTAAATAGTTTATTGTACATTCTAATTACTGGGTGTCGATGGTGTGATTTACCAAAGGGAGATATATGGGCATCCAAAAGCTCGTCTCATCGATGGTTAAAACGGTGGCGTACAGATGGAACATTTGAACATTTACAAGCACGTATATTAGCGATCGCTTCGGAGAAAGGACTCATCAACTGGCAGTTTGGAGCGGTTGATGGGTCTTTTTCCCCCTGGGAAAGGTGGAGGTGAAGAAGTTGCCTATGGTGGCAAAGTAAAGGGTATATTAATACACACACTTACTGAGGGTAATGGAATGCCACTTTCTAACTCTACAACCCCAGCCAACGGGAACGAGAGGGAATAAGTAATACCCTGACTCGATAAAGTCAAACTTAAAACATTAAAACCTGGTAGACCACGTAAGCGAATCAAAGTACTGGCTGCTGATAAAGGTTATGACTCCAAAGAAAAACGTGCTGCTCTACGCAAAAGATGTATTCGCCCTCAATGGCCAAAACGAGTTTGGAAAACTAAGAAAAACAGAGGAAGACCCATCAAAATTTCTGTTCCTAGATTTCAACAAGAGCGGTGTT
This window contains:
- a CDS encoding transposase — translated: MAGRFEGLTDLEWKLFDDVFPQEPSKRGKGMPHAPYRHVLNSLLYILITGCRWCDLPKGDIWASKSSSHRWLKRWRTDGTFEHLQARILAIASEKGLINWQFGAVDGSFSPWERWR
- a CDS encoding SDR family NAD(P)-dependent oxidoreductase → MTTNENGNYTGKVVFVTGAANGIGRATALTFAREGANV